Proteins encoded together in one Pantoea sp. CCBC3-3-1 window:
- the cysH gene encoding phosphoadenosine phosphosulfate reductase, which translates to MAVLDLAALNDLPKVERVMALAEVNTKLEKLSAQDRVIWALENLPGEAVLSSSFGIQAAVSLHLVSQIKPDIPVILTDTGYLFPETYQFIDELTDKLGLNLKVFRAEQSAAWQEARYGKLWEQGVEGIERYNDINKVEPMNRALETLNGQTWFAGLRRDQSSSRANLPVLAIQRGVFKVLPIIDWDNKQVYQYLKEHGLGYHPLWEQGYLSVGDTHTTRKWEPGMAEEETRFFGLKRECGLHE; encoded by the coding sequence ATGGCTGTACTCGATCTCGCAGCACTGAACGATTTGCCTAAAGTGGAGCGCGTAATGGCGCTCGCTGAAGTTAACACTAAGCTGGAAAAGCTGTCCGCTCAGGATCGCGTGATCTGGGCGCTGGAAAACCTGCCCGGTGAAGCGGTGCTCTCCTCCAGCTTTGGCATTCAGGCGGCGGTAAGCCTGCATCTGGTTTCCCAGATCAAACCGGATATTCCGGTGATCCTCACCGATACCGGCTATCTGTTTCCTGAAACCTATCAGTTTATCGATGAGCTGACCGACAAGCTTGGCCTGAACCTGAAAGTCTTCCGCGCTGAACAGAGCGCGGCCTGGCAGGAAGCGCGCTACGGTAAGCTTTGGGAGCAGGGCGTGGAAGGCATTGAGCGCTACAACGACATCAACAAAGTAGAGCCAATGAACCGCGCACTGGAAACGCTGAATGGACAGACGTGGTTTGCTGGTTTGCGCCGCGATCAGTCCAGCAGCCGTGCCAACCTGCCGGTGCTGGCTATACAGCGCGGCGTGTTTAAAGTGCTGCCCATTATCGACTGGGACAACAAGCAGGTGTACCAGTACCTTAAAGAACACGGTCTGGGCTATCACCCGCTGTGGGAGCAGGGCTATTTGTCGGTAGGCGACACGCACACCACACGCAAGTGGGAGCCGGGCATGGCGGAAGAAGAAACCCGCTTCTTCGGCCTGAAGCGCGAGTGCGGGCTGCACGAGTAG
- the cysI gene encoding assimilatory sulfite reductase (NADPH) hemoprotein subunit, whose protein sequence is MTDEKHPGPLVVEGKLVDAERLKKESNYLRGTIAEDLHDGLTGGFTGDNFLLIRFHGMYQQDDRDIRAERAEQKLEPRHAMMLRCRLPGGIMTPKQWLGIDKFAEDNTLYGSIRLTNRQTFQFHGILKGNVKPAHQMLHEVGLDALATANDVNRNVLCSSNPVESELHQEAYEWAKKLSEHLLPQTRAYAEIWLDQEKVATTDKEPILGETYLPRKFKTTVVVPPHNDVDLHANDLNFIAIAENGKLIGFNLLVGGGLSIDHGNKATYARTASEFGYLPVEKILDVAEAVVTTQRDWGNRTDRKNAKTKYTLERVGVETFKQEVERRAGITFEPIRPYEFTTRGDRFGWVKGIDDKWHLTLFIENGRILDYPGRPLKTGLAEIAKIHQGDFRLTANQNLIVAGVPEAQKQAIERLARDHGLMENVTAQRENSMACVAFPTCPLAMAEAERFLPEFVTRVEGLMNAHGVGDEHIVLRVTGCPNGCGRALLAEVGLVGKAPGRYNLHLGGNRIGTRIPRMYRENITEDEILATLDELLGRWSAEREAGEGFGDFTIRAGVVKPVLDPARDFWQ, encoded by the coding sequence ATGACTGACGAAAAACATCCTGGACCGCTGGTGGTTGAAGGCAAGCTGGTTGACGCCGAGCGCCTGAAAAAAGAGAGCAACTATCTGCGCGGCACCATTGCCGAAGATCTGCATGACGGCCTGACCGGTGGCTTCACCGGCGATAACTTCCTGCTGATCCGTTTCCACGGTATGTACCAGCAGGACGACCGCGATATCCGTGCCGAGCGTGCCGAGCAGAAGCTGGAGCCGCGTCACGCGATGATGCTGCGCTGCCGTCTGCCTGGCGGGATCATGACGCCGAAACAGTGGCTGGGCATTGATAAGTTTGCCGAAGACAACACGCTCTACGGCAGCATTCGCCTGACCAACCGTCAGACGTTCCAGTTCCACGGCATCCTGAAAGGTAACGTGAAGCCTGCGCACCAGATGCTGCATGAGGTGGGCCTGGATGCACTGGCCACCGCCAACGATGTGAACCGTAACGTGCTGTGCAGCTCTAACCCGGTAGAGTCTGAACTGCATCAGGAAGCGTACGAGTGGGCGAAGAAACTTTCCGAACATCTGCTGCCGCAAACTCGTGCCTACGCGGAAATCTGGCTGGATCAGGAAAAAGTCGCGACCACCGACAAAGAGCCGATTCTGGGCGAAACTTATCTGCCGCGTAAGTTCAAAACCACCGTGGTAGTGCCGCCGCATAACGATGTGGATCTGCACGCCAACGACCTGAACTTTATCGCCATTGCCGAAAACGGCAAGCTGATTGGCTTTAACCTGCTGGTCGGTGGCGGGCTATCTATCGATCACGGTAACAAAGCGACCTATGCGCGCACCGCCAGCGAGTTTGGTTATCTGCCGGTTGAAAAAATCCTCGACGTGGCGGAAGCGGTAGTGACGACCCAGCGCGACTGGGGCAACCGTACCGATCGTAAAAATGCCAAAACCAAATACACGCTGGAGCGCGTGGGCGTGGAAACCTTTAAGCAGGAAGTGGAACGACGTGCTGGAATAACGTTCGAGCCAATCCGCCCTTATGAATTCACCACGCGTGGCGACCGCTTTGGCTGGGTAAAAGGCATCGACGACAAATGGCACCTGACGCTGTTTATCGAAAACGGCCGTATTCTCGACTATCCTGGCCGCCCGCTGAAAACCGGACTGGCTGAGATCGCCAAAATCCATCAGGGCGATTTCCGTCTGACCGCGAACCAAAACCTGATCGTTGCAGGCGTTCCGGAAGCGCAGAAACAGGCTATCGAGCGGCTTGCCCGCGATCATGGCCTGATGGAAAACGTGACCGCGCAGCGTGAAAATTCGATGGCCTGCGTCGCGTTTCCAACCTGCCCGCTGGCAATGGCGGAAGCCGAACGTTTCCTGCCTGAATTCGTTACCCGCGTAGAAGGTTTGATGAATGCACACGGCGTGGGCGATGAGCACATCGTGCTGCGCGTGACCGGCTGTCCTAACGGCTGTGGTCGTGCGCTGCTGGCCGAAGTTGGGCTGGTGGGCAAGGCGCCGGGCCGTTATAACCTGCATTTGGGGGGCAACCGTATCGGTACGCGTATCCCGCGCATGTATCGCGAGAACATTACTGAAGACGAAATTTTAGCTACCCTTGATGAATTATTGGGCCGCTGGTCGGCAGAGCGCGAAGCGGGTGAAGGCTTTGGCGATTTCACTATTCGCGCTGGCGTGGTGAAACCGGTTCTCGATCCGGCCCGTGATTTCTGGCAATAA
- the cysJ gene encoding NADPH-dependent assimilatory sulfite reductase flavoprotein subunit produces the protein MTTQAPPGSLLPLQPEQLARLQAATGDFSTTQLAWLSGYFWGMVNQAPGTAAVSAPAPVDTPTITLLSASQTGNARRVAEQLRDDLLAAKLNVNLVNAGDYKFKQIAQEKLLVVITSTQGEGEPPEEAVALHKYLMSKKAPKLDNTAFAVFGLGDTSYEFFSQAGKDFDSKLAEMGGERLLDRVDADVEFAADAEKWRKQIVDVLKARVPSESPAVAAVTAAGTVNEVFSSPYTKEEPLTASFAVNQKITGRNSDKDVRHIEIDLGDSGLRYQPGDALGVWYENDPALVQELVELLWLKGDEDVQVHGQTLPLAEALQKHFELTVNTTQIVEQYGTLCRDEKLLELVSDKSRLQQYAQSTPIVDMVRQAPVELRAEQLLELLRPLTPRLYSIASSQAESESEVHITVGAVRYEIDGRARAGGASSFLADRLEEDGEIRVFIEHNDNLRLPANPETPVIMIGPGTGIAPFRAFMQQRDNDGAEGKNWLFFGNPHFTEDFLYQVEWQRYVKDGLLTHIDLAWSRDQQHKVYVQDKIREKGQEVWRWIEQGAHIYVCGDANRMAKDVEKALLEVVSEHGGMDLETADEFLSELRIERRYQRDVY, from the coding sequence ATGACGACTCAGGCACCTCCAGGTTCTCTGCTTCCGCTTCAGCCGGAACAACTCGCCCGCTTGCAGGCGGCGACCGGTGATTTTTCCACAACGCAACTGGCATGGCTTTCCGGCTATTTCTGGGGCATGGTCAACCAGGCACCGGGCACCGCTGCCGTTAGCGCGCCTGCACCGGTCGACACGCCAACCATTACTTTGCTGTCTGCTTCCCAGACCGGTAACGCCCGTCGCGTAGCCGAACAGCTGCGTGATGACCTGCTGGCTGCCAAACTGAACGTCAACCTGGTCAATGCCGGCGATTATAAATTTAAGCAGATTGCGCAGGAAAAATTGCTGGTCGTCATTACCTCCACGCAGGGTGAAGGCGAGCCGCCGGAAGAAGCCGTGGCGCTACACAAATACCTGATGTCGAAGAAAGCGCCGAAGCTGGACAATACCGCCTTCGCGGTCTTTGGTCTGGGCGACACCTCTTATGAATTCTTCAGCCAGGCCGGTAAAGACTTCGACAGCAAGCTGGCGGAAATGGGCGGCGAACGCCTGCTGGATCGCGTCGATGCCGACGTTGAATTCGCCGCAGACGCTGAAAAATGGCGCAAGCAAATCGTTGACGTGCTGAAAGCACGCGTGCCGAGCGAATCGCCAGCCGTTGCCGCTGTTACCGCGGCGGGCACGGTAAACGAAGTTTTCAGCAGCCCGTATACTAAAGAAGAGCCGCTGACCGCCAGCTTTGCGGTGAACCAAAAAATTACCGGTCGTAACTCAGATAAAGATGTGCGCCATATCGAAATCGATCTCGGCGATTCGGGCCTGCGCTATCAGCCTGGCGACGCGCTCGGCGTGTGGTATGAAAACGATCCCGCGCTGGTGCAGGAACTGGTTGAACTGCTGTGGCTGAAAGGCGATGAGGACGTTCAGGTTCACGGACAGACGCTGCCGCTGGCTGAAGCCTTGCAGAAACATTTTGAACTGACGGTGAATACGACGCAGATCGTTGAGCAATACGGCACGTTGTGCCGCGACGAGAAGCTGCTGGAGCTGGTGAGCGATAAGAGCCGCCTGCAACAGTATGCGCAGTCAACGCCAATTGTGGATATGGTTCGCCAGGCACCGGTTGAGCTGAGAGCAGAACAGCTGCTTGAGCTGCTGCGTCCGCTGACGCCGCGCCTTTACTCCATCGCTTCTTCACAGGCGGAAAGCGAATCCGAGGTGCATATCACCGTGGGTGCCGTGCGCTATGAAATCGATGGACGTGCCCGCGCAGGCGGGGCTTCCAGCTTCCTGGCCGATCGCCTGGAAGAAGATGGCGAAATTCGCGTGTTCATCGAGCACAATGATAACTTACGTTTACCGGCAAACCCGGAAACGCCGGTCATCATGATTGGGCCGGGCACCGGCATCGCGCCGTTCCGCGCGTTTATGCAGCAGCGCGATAACGATGGGGCAGAAGGTAAAAACTGGCTGTTCTTCGGCAATCCGCATTTTACCGAAGATTTCCTGTATCAGGTTGAGTGGCAGCGCTACGTGAAGGATGGCCTGCTGACCCATATCGATCTGGCCTGGTCCCGCGACCAGCAGCATAAAGTCTACGTGCAGGATAAAATCCGCGAAAAAGGGCAGGAAGTCTGGCGCTGGATTGAGCAGGGCGCACACATTTATGTTTGCGGCGATGCTAACCGCATGGCAAAAGATGTCGAAAAAGCATTACTGGAAGTCGTATCAGAACACGGTGGCATGGATTTAGAGACCGCCGATGAATTTTTAAGTGAGCTGCGCATTGAGCGCCGTTATCAGCGAGACGTTTACTAA
- the queD gene encoding 6-carboxytetrahydropterin synthase QueD — MATTLFKDFVFEAAHHLPNVPAGHKCGRLHGHSFLVRLEITGEVDAHTGWIIDFAELKAAFKPIYDRLDHYYLNEIPGLENPTSEVLAKWIWDQMKPQLPLLSAVMIKETCTAGCVYKG; from the coding sequence ATGGCTACCACGCTGTTTAAAGATTTCGTATTTGAGGCTGCTCACCATCTGCCTAACGTGCCTGCCGGGCACAAATGTGGGCGCCTGCATGGGCACTCTTTTTTGGTGCGGCTCGAAATTACCGGCGAAGTGGATGCGCATACCGGTTGGATTATCGATTTTGCCGAGTTGAAAGCGGCGTTTAAACCGATTTATGACCGCCTGGATCACTACTATCTGAACGAGATCCCGGGCCTTGAGAATCCCACCAGTGAAGTGCTGGCTAAATGGATTTGGGACCAGATGAAGCCGCAGCTGCCGCTGTTGAGCGCCGTGATGATTAAAGAAACCTGTACCGCAGGCTGCGTGTATAAAGGTTAA
- a CDS encoding TadE/TadG family type IV pilus assembly protein, protein MPVISLFKKWMTRQKGALTPAFAIILPALVAMMAFGLDGAQALSQKARLARAVGEASLAVAAGGKYEMSPEEITTAKQIITHYIDYYFPEKLAISHIDIASAFHEVDQDSVSYTGYDISAVIKVPILFTAKMVSGLERNLAIGSGNVRIKKYSSVPADYVLVVDFTNSASRQSFTSLKSVVNEVSEYALKNNPENKIALVPYTIGVPVKLPGKNQRGGQRVGCSLLFVPNEGYDIDYTFWGDKSINNQSTATFNQFMYTMDRGRFDFYRYYVGGLYFNPPTDDVLVLARWCAKNKKYGSKEGRGEYSCHDGNYPDDDIFSERSQRIIASERAKARHVVLMQYKWNSLFNDNAIDYQATLNNMFSNNAVITYPLLWSRSTLSTFRPFQMMCENAGGYNPALPDNDLSQAAPFSWLIELTNDKSELAQVENMSQAGSWTQISSGLVRSVPVMMKGRNKRKVFIIISRRVDYLQPNADVTEKWLKQYQLCEKIKAGIKERGETNTSRVEMYFITYSEGVYAIPIKQAKQWHTIWAEHCVGTNNAATADDKDELLKTIKGFMNDETGHFAS, encoded by the coding sequence ATGCCTGTAATTTCTCTGTTTAAAAAATGGATGACCCGCCAGAAAGGCGCTTTAACCCCTGCCTTCGCCATTATTCTGCCTGCATTAGTCGCTATGATGGCCTTTGGCCTGGATGGCGCTCAGGCACTTTCGCAAAAAGCGCGGCTGGCAAGGGCGGTGGGGGAAGCCTCGCTGGCCGTGGCGGCAGGAGGCAAATATGAGATGAGCCCGGAGGAGATAACCACCGCGAAGCAGATAATTACTCACTATATTGATTATTACTTCCCTGAAAAGCTGGCGATTAGCCATATTGATATTGCCAGCGCCTTTCATGAGGTTGACCAGGACAGCGTTAGCTATACCGGTTACGATATTAGCGCTGTAATAAAAGTGCCCATTCTTTTCACTGCAAAAATGGTGAGCGGGCTCGAGCGCAATCTGGCGATTGGATCCGGCAATGTGAGGATTAAAAAATACAGTTCCGTTCCGGCTGATTATGTGCTTGTGGTTGATTTCACGAATTCAGCGTCACGACAGTCATTCACCAGCCTCAAAAGCGTGGTAAACGAAGTGAGTGAATATGCCTTAAAAAATAACCCGGAAAATAAAATAGCGCTGGTGCCTTACACGATCGGCGTGCCGGTAAAACTTCCCGGTAAAAACCAGCGTGGAGGCCAGCGGGTCGGCTGTTCGCTGCTATTTGTTCCCAATGAAGGTTACGATATTGATTATACCTTTTGGGGTGATAAAAGTATTAATAATCAGAGCACTGCTACATTTAATCAGTTTATGTACACTATGGACAGAGGACGCTTTGATTTTTATCGTTACTACGTAGGGGGACTCTACTTTAACCCTCCCACGGATGATGTGCTTGTGCTTGCTCGCTGGTGTGCAAAGAATAAAAAATATGGTTCTAAAGAGGGCAGGGGGGAGTACTCCTGTCACGACGGAAACTATCCCGATGATGATATTTTCTCCGAGCGTTCGCAGCGTATTATTGCCAGTGAAAGAGCAAAGGCCAGACACGTAGTTTTAATGCAGTATAAGTGGAATTCGTTATTTAATGATAATGCCATTGATTATCAGGCCACGCTTAACAATATGTTTTCGAATAACGCTGTTATTACCTATCCGCTGCTGTGGTCGCGCAGCACTCTATCTACCTTTCGTCCTTTTCAAATGATGTGTGAAAATGCCGGCGGTTATAATCCTGCTTTACCTGATAACGATTTAAGCCAGGCAGCCCCCTTTTCGTGGCTGATTGAGTTAACCAACGATAAAAGCGAGCTGGCTCAGGTTGAAAACATGTCTCAGGCCGGATCCTGGACGCAAATTTCTTCCGGGCTGGTTCGTTCCGTACCGGTGATGATGAAAGGACGCAATAAGCGTAAGGTTTTTATTATCATTTCACGCCGGGTCGATTATCTCCAGCCTAATGCTGACGTCACGGAGAAGTGGCTAAAGCAATATCAGCTGTGCGAAAAAATCAAAGCGGGGATCAAAGAACGCGGCGAAACCAATACCAGCAGAGTAGAAATGTATTTTATTACCTATTCGGAAGGGGTCTATGCCATACCAATAAAACAAGCTAAACAATGGCATACGATATGGGCAGAGCATTGCGTGGGCACAAACAATGCCGCCACGGCTGATGATAAAGATGAGCTGCTTAAAACCATTAAAGGTTTTATGAACGACGAAACCGGGCACTTTGCCAGCTGA
- the tadF gene encoding tight adherence pilus pseudopilin TadF gives MPISKICSLSKGLFARAGDASAVVAVEAAFIFSLLVILVIAVTDYGFYLTLRSRAEAVNYSLTSVLRERTWLYDADEAVTQVQLDELAKLAGVMFGKTGAQQLCLTVEQIVFKDEKIKSVAASTIFFSGAANCRTQPITRLEALTELSPWSSASRWMPLYQVTLSVPTPENSLHKLLQGVGALPERIIISNVALPR, from the coding sequence GTGCCCATTTCAAAGATATGTAGCCTGAGCAAAGGCCTGTTTGCCCGCGCAGGTGACGCTTCCGCCGTGGTTGCCGTAGAGGCTGCCTTTATTTTTTCTCTGCTCGTCATCTTAGTGATTGCCGTCACGGATTACGGTTTCTACCTGACATTGCGCAGCCGCGCCGAAGCCGTAAACTATTCATTAACCTCGGTTTTGCGAGAAAGAACCTGGCTTTATGATGCCGATGAAGCGGTGACACAGGTACAGCTTGACGAGCTGGCCAAACTGGCGGGCGTTATGTTTGGCAAAACGGGAGCGCAGCAGCTGTGCCTGACCGTGGAACAAATCGTCTTTAAAGACGAGAAGATAAAAAGCGTGGCGGCAAGCACGATATTTTTTAGCGGAGCGGCCAACTGTCGGACTCAACCCATCACCCGGCTGGAAGCCCTGACCGAACTTTCACCCTGGAGCAGTGCCAGCCGCTGGATGCCGCTTTACCAGGTAACGCTGAGCGTGCCGACGCCGGAAAACAGCCTGCATAAACTGCTCCAGGGCGTCGGCGCGTTACCGGAGCGTATTATTATTTCTAACGTGGCGCTGCCGCGATAG
- a CDS encoding TadE/TadG family type IV pilus assembly protein translates to MNNRKYTRLPLVNILEEEKGIVAVEFSFVIVIFLFMVFFIFEISRYMFISSAIDFMLSSASRTSASRSASQTDYNALFRKTITTDNGFWAGFIDPSLLTTGVTFCDTVAQAAANKCSASDSDLKKLAVYQVSYSYQPLILSGIPGAGTLVAALKNSLSRQIISVQEYETSAHFKDM, encoded by the coding sequence ATGAACAACAGAAAATATACGCGCTTGCCGCTGGTTAACATACTGGAGGAAGAAAAAGGTATCGTCGCTGTGGAATTCTCCTTCGTGATTGTTATTTTCCTGTTTATGGTTTTTTTTATTTTTGAGATAAGCCGCTATATGTTTATCTCTTCCGCGATCGATTTTATGCTTTCATCGGCGTCACGCACCAGCGCTTCCCGGTCGGCAAGCCAGACGGATTACAACGCGCTGTTCAGAAAAACGATCACTACCGACAACGGCTTTTGGGCCGGATTTATCGACCCGTCATTGCTGACTACTGGCGTCACTTTTTGTGACACGGTGGCGCAGGCCGCCGCGAATAAATGCAGCGCGTCCGATTCTGATCTAAAAAAGCTGGCCGTCTATCAGGTGAGCTACAGCTACCAACCGCTGATCCTTTCCGGCATCCCAGGTGCAGGTACGCTTGTCGCAGCCCTGAAAAACTCGCTGTCGCGCCAGATTATCTCTGTACAGGAATATGAAACCAGTGCCCATTTCAAAGATATGTAG
- a CDS encoding lipopolysaccharide assembly protein LapB produces MCKQRKAQACYLMLLICLSGCTSGDYRHDGQSSVDNRQLADKERILLKTKNYQSLIDLNRRSLQKKENPEVRLRLAEYAYLAGNYDASLHYLVVSLKNNPSARVYLLQSKNLVAQQKYDNALNFVNLLLQKEPANGEGLNLRGIIQAQRGELPGALHAFEQARNAFYSEEKVVNNIALIHIADRRYSQAIELLLPVYLRGYRDNHLTHNLVFALVKAGDLRYAREIIKRENLSKYPDTLVSSLFEIESNLSTL; encoded by the coding sequence ATGTGTAAACAACGAAAGGCGCAGGCATGTTACCTGATGCTGCTGATTTGTTTGTCAGGCTGCACGTCAGGAGATTACCGCCATGACGGGCAAAGCAGCGTCGACAACCGTCAGCTTGCCGATAAAGAACGCATTCTGCTTAAAACCAAAAACTACCAAAGCCTGATCGATCTGAATCGCCGGTCGCTGCAGAAAAAGGAAAATCCGGAGGTACGGCTCAGGCTTGCGGAGTACGCTTATCTGGCAGGGAATTACGACGCTTCGCTGCATTACCTGGTGGTCTCGCTGAAAAATAATCCGTCGGCACGGGTCTATCTGCTGCAAAGCAAAAACCTGGTGGCTCAGCAGAAATATGATAATGCGCTGAATTTCGTCAATCTGCTGTTGCAGAAAGAACCTGCCAACGGCGAAGGACTGAATTTGCGCGGTATTATTCAGGCTCAGCGCGGCGAGCTGCCGGGTGCCCTACATGCTTTCGAACAGGCCCGCAACGCGTTCTATTCTGAAGAGAAAGTGGTGAATAATATTGCGCTGATTCATATTGCCGACAGGCGTTACTCGCAGGCAATAGAACTGCTGCTGCCGGTTTATTTACGTGGCTATCGGGATAATCACTTAACTCACAATCTGGTCTTTGCGCTGGTGAAAGCGGGCGATCTTCGCTATGCAAGAGAAATCATTAAGCGTGAGAATTTATCCAAATATCCGGATACGCTGGTTTCTTCATTATTTGAAATTGAAAGTAACCTTTCGACTTTATAA
- a CDS encoding type II secretion system F family protein produces MQIMMGVLIVLSLAILVHFILRQRRMKRLTLMMEIMSKASAVKNVQQLKMHHEAEMVLEKQNRTLSYFRILDGNIIYKLGLLLVLLTLFFIINAIFNIEIGRTGLIATLMVMLIIAIILPGRLRSLMVNQRVKKLSGEIPWMVDLLAVCVQCGMSLEVAFTFLSQKMAGINPDFTPFLARLVKRTEVSGLSDALRQFYIEIPSPENRMLCAMLMQSLQYGASLYEQLIILSREIREIQLLTLEEKIGKLGAKMSVPLILFFMFPVIVVVGAPGVMRMMANV; encoded by the coding sequence ATGCAAATCATGATGGGCGTATTGATTGTGTTGTCGCTGGCGATACTGGTTCACTTTATTTTACGCCAGCGAAGGATGAAGCGGTTAACCCTGATGATGGAAATTATGAGCAAAGCGTCGGCCGTTAAAAATGTTCAACAGCTTAAAATGCATCATGAAGCAGAAATGGTGCTGGAAAAGCAAAACAGGACGCTGAGCTATTTCCGCATTCTTGACGGTAATATTATTTATAAGCTGGGCTTGTTGCTGGTGCTGTTAACGCTATTTTTTATTATTAACGCGATTTTTAATATAGAAATAGGGCGAACGGGCCTGATTGCCACCCTGATGGTCATGCTGATTATCGCGATTATTCTTCCCGGCAGGTTGCGCAGCCTGATGGTTAATCAACGCGTTAAGAAGCTCAGCGGCGAGATCCCGTGGATGGTTGATTTGCTGGCCGTGTGCGTTCAGTGTGGGATGAGCCTTGAAGTAGCTTTTACCTTTCTCAGTCAAAAAATGGCCGGGATCAATCCTGACTTTACGCCGTTTCTGGCCCGGCTGGTAAAACGTACCGAGGTCAGCGGCCTGAGCGATGCCCTGCGTCAGTTCTATATCGAAATTCCGTCGCCGGAGAACCGCATGCTCTGTGCGATGCTGATGCAAAGCTTGCAGTATGGCGCCTCGCTCTACGAACAACTGATTATTCTTTCAAGGGAAATTCGTGAAATCCAGCTCCTCACGCTGGAAGAAAAAATCGGCAAGCTGGGCGCAAAAATGAGCGTGCCGCTGATCCTGTTTTTTATGTTTCCGGTGATTGTGGTGGTTGGCGCACCGGGCGTAATGAGGATGATGGCCAATGTGTAA
- a CDS encoding type II secretion system F family protein: MRTLFIVVIVFGLLCLLLLVQRRKLTRHAMLFRGRRKRSLQLLLGQSSPQRRDAFWRQAGRLITQKVARYCSVLEPHNKPAFLRNVLIPTMICLATGLVNMLYINLPASWLLTPTIPIVFTVWHAMLAKKKQKQFNENFMEALTSIGGAVSAGRTFAQAMQDYSFTSSTPLGAEFGRVSRRLNLGESPEQVFNDSWKRYPYRQYYFFIVAVLLNISSGGRLKEVLAKLQRAIASSVATEKKMLTMTSEMRMSAKITGAIPFVFLILLKFISPENFDFVLYDQKGNYILYYLLGSEILGIAVIRFLMRGV; the protein is encoded by the coding sequence ATGCGTACTCTGTTTATCGTCGTCATCGTCTTTGGTCTGCTATGCCTGCTGCTGTTGGTTCAGCGCAGAAAGCTTACCCGCCATGCCATGCTGTTTCGTGGACGACGAAAGCGCTCACTACAGCTGTTGCTGGGCCAGTCATCCCCCCAGCGTCGTGACGCATTTTGGCGGCAGGCAGGCCGGCTGATAACGCAAAAAGTCGCCCGCTATTGCAGCGTACTGGAACCGCATAATAAACCGGCCTTTCTGCGCAACGTGTTAATACCGACGATGATCTGCCTGGCCACAGGCCTGGTGAATATGCTCTACATTAATCTGCCTGCGTCATGGTTGCTGACGCCGACAATTCCGATCGTTTTTACCGTCTGGCACGCGATGCTGGCAAAAAAGAAACAAAAGCAGTTTAACGAGAATTTTATGGAGGCTTTAACCTCTATTGGCGGCGCTGTTTCAGCGGGACGAACCTTTGCGCAGGCCATGCAGGACTACTCCTTTACCAGCAGCACACCGCTGGGCGCAGAATTTGGTAGGGTTAGCCGGCGTCTTAATTTAGGTGAAAGTCCCGAGCAGGTGTTTAACGACTCCTGGAAACGCTATCCCTATCGACAATATTATTTTTTTATTGTGGCTGTGTTACTCAATATCAGCAGCGGCGGCCGTCTGAAAGAGGTGCTGGCCAAACTGCAACGGGCGATTGCTTCCAGCGTGGCGACGGAAAAAAAGATGCTGACGATGACCTCTGAAATGCGCATGTCGGCCAAAATCACCGGGGCGATCCCTTTTGTCTTTCTTATTCTGCTTAAGTTTATCAGCCCGGAAAATTTTGACTTTGTGCTGTACGACCAGAAGGGGAATTATATTCTCTATTATCTGCTGGGCAGCGAGATTCTGGGTATCGCCGTTATCCGTTTTTTAATGCGTGGAGTATAA